A part of Armatimonadota bacterium genomic DNA contains:
- the ilvN gene encoding acetolactate synthase small subunit, which translates to MSTRLHTITALVHNESGTLNRLSSLFRRRMFSLASMNAGDCEQDGLSRVTMVVQGDDHDLRQCVRQLDKCIDVIEVQDLNSNQSVQRELAFIQVQADVESRRAILDIAQVMHCEVVHLEPNSITLQVTAEPSRIDQVVALLNPIGITQIVRSGLVAIRVSN; encoded by the coding sequence GTGAGCACCCGACTGCACACGATCACCGCGCTCGTACACAACGAATCGGGCACGTTGAACCGCCTCTCGTCGCTGTTCCGCCGACGCATGTTCTCGCTGGCTAGCATGAACGCGGGCGACTGCGAACAGGACGGCCTCTCGCGGGTCACGATGGTGGTCCAAGGCGACGACCACGACCTTCGGCAGTGCGTCCGCCAGCTCGATAAGTGCATCGACGTGATCGAGGTTCAGGATCTGAACAGCAATCAGTCGGTCCAGCGCGAGTTGGCGTTCATCCAGGTGCAAGCCGACGTGGAGTCACGCCGCGCGATCCTGGACATCGCCCAGGTGATGCACTGCGAAGTGGTCCACCTGGAACCCAATAGCATCACTCTTCAAGTCACGGCTGAGCCCAGCCGAATCGACCAAGTCGTGGCCCTTCTCAATCCGATCGGGATCACGCAAATCGTCCGCAGCGGCCTTGTCGCGATTCGGGTGAGCAACTAA